One Prodigiosinella aquatilis DNA window includes the following coding sequences:
- the araH gene encoding L-arabinose ABC transporter permease AraH, with protein MSTVTSTTPEKNIKSGIGISRIWDNYGMLVVFAVLFIACVVFVPNFGSFINMKGLGLAVSMSGMVACGMLFCLASGDFDLSVASIIACAGVTTAVVINFSGSLLVGIAAGLLLGVAFGLLNGFVIARLKINALITTLATMQIVRGLAYIISDGKAVGIEDERFFALGYANWLGLPAPIWITIGCMIIFGLLLNKTTFGRNTLAIGGNEEASRLAGVPVVRTKIIIFGLSGLVSAAAGIILASRMTSGQPMTSIGYELIVISACVLGGVSLKGGIGKISYVVAGVLILGTVENAMNLLNISPFSQYVVRGLILLAAVIFDRYKQLSKKTV; from the coding sequence ATGTCAACGGTTACGTCTACCACACCTGAGAAGAACATCAAAAGTGGCATCGGGATATCCCGTATCTGGGATAATTACGGCATGCTGGTGGTTTTTGCAGTGTTATTTATTGCATGTGTTGTGTTTGTTCCCAATTTTGGGTCGTTTATTAACATGAAAGGGCTGGGGCTGGCGGTTTCCATGTCTGGCATGGTAGCGTGCGGTATGCTGTTTTGCCTGGCTTCCGGTGATTTTGACCTGTCGGTTGCTTCGATAATTGCTTGCGCTGGGGTAACCACTGCCGTGGTAATTAACTTCAGTGGCAGTTTATTGGTGGGTATTGCGGCGGGTTTGTTACTGGGGGTGGCATTTGGTCTGCTGAACGGTTTTGTTATCGCCCGACTGAAAATTAATGCACTGATCACTACTCTGGCGACGATGCAGATCGTGCGTGGTCTTGCATACATTATTTCTGATGGTAAAGCGGTTGGGATTGAAGACGAACGTTTCTTCGCGCTTGGTTATGCCAACTGGTTAGGGCTGCCAGCGCCTATTTGGATTACTATCGGCTGTATGATCATATTTGGATTGCTGCTTAATAAAACCACATTTGGTCGTAATACATTGGCCATTGGCGGTAATGAAGAAGCGTCACGTCTGGCCGGTGTCCCCGTCGTGCGTACCAAAATCATTATTTTTGGGTTGTCAGGACTGGTTTCTGCGGCGGCTGGCATCATTCTGGCATCTCGTATGACCAGTGGTCAGCCAATGACTTCCATCGGTTATGAGCTGATTGTTATTTCCGCTTGTGTATTGGGTGGGGTGTCATTAAAAGGGGGGATTGGCAAGATTTCCTATGTGGTCGCCGGGGTCCTGATTCTGGGAACAGTAGAAAATGCCATGAACCTGTTGAACATTTCGCCGTTTTCTCAGTATGTGGTACGTGGTTTGATTCTGTTGGCGGCGGTAATCTTTGACCGTTACAAACAACTCTCGAAGAAGACAGTATAG
- the araC gene encoding arabinose operon transcriptional regulator AraC, translating into MYHRLAHESQSNPLLPGYSFNAYLVAGLTPILAGGPLDFFIDRPDGMKGYIINLTIKGQGKVLDGDNTFYCNSGDLLLFPPKSRHYYGRSPDNDCWYHRWVYFRPRAYWTDWLEWHSKSCDVGRLSLPAHLLKEFDQLFASIEQTHQSGRRFSEELAMNLLERLLLRAMEEDPLSPQRIMDPRVIEACQFITSNLSDELRIDEVARHVCLSPSRLAHLFREQVGINILRWREDQRVIRAKLLLQTTQESIANIGRVVGYDDQLYFSRVFRKRVGVSPSDFRRRNSEINHLSEKITVAANWEVEESKGVRVVTT; encoded by the coding sequence ATGTATCACCGCTTGGCGCATGAATCTCAGTCCAATCCGTTGCTACCCGGCTACTCGTTTAACGCGTATCTGGTGGCAGGGTTAACACCGATATTGGCAGGTGGGCCGTTGGATTTTTTTATCGATCGTCCAGACGGCATGAAAGGATACATCATTAACCTGACCATTAAAGGACAGGGAAAAGTGCTGGATGGCGATAATACGTTCTATTGCAATTCTGGCGACCTGCTCTTGTTCCCACCCAAATCGCGTCATTATTATGGACGCTCACCTGATAATGACTGCTGGTATCATCGTTGGGTTTATTTTCGTCCCCGGGCTTACTGGACGGATTGGCTGGAATGGCACAGCAAGAGTTGCGATGTTGGACGATTGAGCCTGCCGGCGCACCTGTTAAAAGAGTTTGACCAGCTATTTGCCAGTATTGAGCAAACCCATCAGTCTGGACGTCGTTTTTCGGAAGAACTGGCGATGAATCTGCTCGAGCGGTTATTGCTACGTGCGATGGAGGAAGACCCGCTCAGTCCGCAAAGAATCATGGATCCTCGAGTGATCGAAGCTTGTCAGTTTATTACCAGTAATCTGTCGGATGAATTGAGAATTGATGAAGTTGCCCGGCATGTTTGTCTATCGCCGTCACGGTTGGCGCATTTGTTCCGCGAACAGGTGGGAATCAATATATTGCGTTGGCGTGAAGATCAGCGAGTCATCCGTGCCAAGCTTCTGTTGCAGACGACGCAGGAGTCCATTGCCAACATCGGTCGGGTGGTGGGGTATGACGATCAGCTCTATTTTTCCCGTGTTTTCCGTAAACGTGTGGGTGTCAGCCCCAGTGATTTTCGCCGCCGCAACAGTGAAATTAATCATCTGTCAGAGAAAATCACCGTCGCCGCTAACTGGGAAGTGGAGGAGAGTAAAGGGGTACGGGTGGTAACAACATGA
- the araG gene encoding L-arabinose ABC transporter ATP-binding protein AraG, producing MTAQSPYLSFHGISKNFPGVKALDDISFSCHAGQIHALMGENGAGKSTLLKILSGNYTPSQGEVRIKGEPVHFNNTMEALNAGVAIIYQELHLIPEMTVAENIYLGQLPHKGGMVNKSLLRYEAGLQLQHLGLDIDPDTPLKYLSIGQWQMVEIAKALARNAKIIAFDEPTSSLSAREIEQLFRVIRELRSEGRVILYVSHRMEEIFTLSDAITVFKDGRYVKTFEDTRQASHESLVKAMVGRNLGDIYGYEARAHGEERLTLHEVKAEGVKSPISFSVRSGEIVGLFGLVGAGRSELMKGLFGATKITGGEVLLDGQPVRITSPIDAITQGLMLCPEDRKADGIIPVHSVRDNINISARRKSVKSGFLINNRWEAENADQQIKALNIKTPSPEQLIMNLSGGNQQKAILGRWLSEEMRVIMLDEPTRGIDVGAKHEIYHVIYTLAKQGIAVLFASSDLPEVLGLADRIVVMREGTVSGELLHDEASEQKALSLAMLQTPAIDSAVA from the coding sequence ATGACAGCACAGTCACCCTATTTATCGTTTCACGGGATTAGTAAAAACTTTCCCGGTGTTAAGGCGCTGGACGATATCAGTTTTTCCTGCCATGCAGGACAAATCCATGCGTTGATGGGTGAAAACGGCGCCGGAAAGTCAACGCTGTTGAAAATTCTGAGCGGTAACTATACCCCATCACAGGGAGAAGTTCGTATTAAGGGCGAGCCTGTCCATTTTAATAACACCATGGAGGCGCTAAACGCCGGTGTGGCGATTATTTATCAGGAATTGCATCTGATACCGGAGATGACAGTCGCAGAAAATATTTATCTGGGGCAATTACCTCATAAAGGCGGGATGGTGAATAAATCCCTTCTGCGTTATGAAGCCGGGTTGCAACTGCAACATCTGGGGTTGGACATTGATCCTGATACCCCGCTGAAATATCTCTCCATCGGCCAATGGCAGATGGTGGAAATCGCCAAAGCGTTGGCCAGAAACGCCAAAATCATTGCCTTTGACGAACCGACCAGTTCGTTATCTGCCCGCGAAATTGAACAATTATTCCGGGTGATCCGTGAGTTGCGTAGTGAGGGCCGGGTCATCTTGTATGTTTCACATCGTATGGAAGAGATCTTTACGCTCAGCGATGCCATTACCGTATTCAAGGATGGCCGTTATGTGAAAACGTTCGAGGATACACGACAGGCCAGTCATGAGTCGCTGGTTAAAGCCATGGTGGGCCGTAATCTTGGTGATATCTATGGATATGAAGCTCGTGCACATGGTGAAGAACGTCTGACCCTGCATGAGGTAAAAGCCGAAGGCGTGAAATCTCCCATATCGTTCAGTGTACGCAGTGGCGAAATTGTCGGATTGTTCGGACTGGTTGGTGCGGGCCGCAGTGAATTAATGAAAGGACTGTTTGGCGCCACGAAGATTACCGGGGGAGAAGTGTTGCTGGATGGGCAACCGGTCCGAATTACCTCGCCGATTGATGCAATTACCCAGGGGCTGATGCTTTGCCCGGAAGATCGTAAGGCAGACGGTATCATCCCGGTACATTCGGTGCGCGATAACATCAATATCAGTGCGCGCCGTAAAAGCGTGAAGAGTGGTTTTCTTATTAATAATCGCTGGGAAGCCGAAAATGCAGATCAGCAAATCAAAGCGCTGAATATTAAAACACCTTCACCAGAACAGTTGATCATGAATCTTTCCGGCGGTAACCAGCAAAAGGCTATTTTGGGCCGCTGGCTGTCGGAAGAGATGCGCGTCATCATGCTTGATGAACCGACCCGCGGTATCGATGTGGGAGCGAAGCATGAAATTTATCACGTCATTTATACGCTGGCCAAGCAAGGGATCGCGGTCCTGTTTGCTTCCAGTGACTTACCTGAAGTGCTTGGATTAGCGGATCGCATTGTTGTGATGCGTGAAGGTACCGTTTCCGGTGAACTCCTGCACGATGAGGCCAGCGAACAGAAAGCATTGAGTCTGGCGATGTTACAAACCCCTGCTATTGATTCTGCGGTTGCTTAA
- a CDS encoding arabinose ABC transporter substrate-binding protein: MHKFTKALAVIGLTAIMSQSAIAETLKLGFLVKQPEEPWFQTEWKFADKAGKDLGFEVIKIAVPDGEKTLNAIDSLAANGAKGFVICTPDPKLGPAIVAKARSYGLKVIAVDDQFVGANGKPMTNVPLVMMAATKIGERQGQELWKEMNKRGWKVADTAVMAITADELDTARRRTTGSMDALKAAGFPAKQIYQVPTKSNDIPGAFDAANSMLVQHPEVKNWLIVGMNDNTVLGGVRATEGQGFKPENVIGIGINGVDAISELSKDKATGFYGSLLPSPDIHGYKSIQMLFNWVTKGIAPPKFTEVTDVVLITRDNFKVELKKKGLM, translated from the coding sequence CAGCTATAGCGGAAACTCTGAAATTGGGTTTTCTGGTCAAGCAACCCGAAGAGCCCTGGTTTCAGACCGAATGGAAGTTTGCTGATAAGGCTGGCAAAGATCTTGGTTTTGAAGTCATCAAGATTGCTGTACCGGATGGTGAAAAAACATTGAATGCTATTGATAGCCTGGCAGCCAATGGCGCGAAAGGTTTTGTTATCTGTACTCCTGATCCGAAATTGGGGCCTGCAATTGTGGCGAAAGCCCGTAGCTATGGACTGAAAGTGATCGCTGTTGATGATCAGTTTGTTGGTGCGAATGGCAAACCGATGACCAATGTTCCCCTGGTCATGATGGCGGCTACCAAAATTGGTGAGCGCCAGGGCCAGGAACTGTGGAAAGAGATGAATAAACGTGGCTGGAAAGTGGCAGACACGGCGGTTATGGCTATCACAGCCGATGAACTTGATACGGCCCGCCGCCGTACCACTGGTTCGATGGATGCGCTGAAAGCCGCCGGTTTCCCGGCAAAACAGATTTATCAGGTTCCGACTAAATCCAACGATATCCCTGGGGCATTTGATGCCGCTAACTCTATGTTGGTACAGCACCCTGAAGTGAAAAACTGGCTGATAGTCGGGATGAATGACAATACGGTCCTGGGTGGCGTACGCGCGACAGAAGGACAAGGCTTCAAGCCCGAGAATGTCATTGGTATCGGGATTAATGGTGTGGATGCGATCAGCGAACTTTCCAAAGATAAAGCCACCGGCTTCTATGGTTCTCTGCTGCCGAGCCCGGACATCCACGGCTATAAGAGCATCCAGATGCTGTTTAACTGGGTGACCAAAGGTATAGCGCCGCCGAAATTCACTGAAGTGACGGACGTGGTGTTAATTACGCGCGACAACTTTAAAGTCGAGCTGAAGAAAAAAGGCCTGATGTAA